One genomic segment of Acidobacteriota bacterium includes these proteins:
- a CDS encoding 23S rRNA (pseudouridine(1915)-N(3))-methyltransferase RlmH has protein sequence MADKLRFLRVGPTKNAGLAEMESDYLARIGRFYPASLVTVTPEKNRSKSDAEIRAIETRRLIDAAAGPATLVTVDERGVQWTSPRFAKWLGQEVDGNPHGVTFVTGGDLGLTEEIRTAAGLVLSLSTMTLPHEMARIILLEQVYRACTILRGVKYHK, from the coding sequence ATGGCTGACAAGCTCCGATTCCTTCGGGTCGGGCCGACGAAAAACGCGGGTCTCGCGGAGATGGAATCGGATTATCTCGCCCGGATTGGACGCTTCTATCCCGCTTCTTTGGTGACAGTTACCCCGGAAAAGAACCGTTCGAAGTCCGACGCCGAGATTCGCGCGATCGAGACCCGCCGTCTCATCGACGCGGCTGCGGGCCCCGCCACCCTCGTCACGGTCGATGAGCGCGGGGTTCAGTGGACATCTCCTCGGTTTGCAAAATGGTTGGGCCAGGAGGTCGACGGGAATCCTCACGGGGTCACTTTCGTCACCGGGGGCGATCTCGGACTCACCGAGGAAATTAGAACTGCTGCAGGACTCGTTCTGTCTCTGTCAACGATGACCCTCCCTCATGAGATGGCACGAATCATTCTTCTCGAGCAGGTCTATCGGGCGTGCACGATCCTTCGGGGCGTGAAATACCACAAATGA
- a CDS encoding TraR/DksA C4-type zinc finger protein, whose protein sequence is MAKAKTRKADPWKSHKKTLAEKRDELLEVYDKDRAALAEHTDDGIQDLADRAANAYARELNFSLSDVERNTLIRIEEAFDRMEEGIYGFCTNCEQKIGEKRLKAVPWTPLCIDCAELAENGLLEVSTSSSSDEEE, encoded by the coding sequence ATGGCCAAAGCCAAGACGAGGAAAGCTGATCCCTGGAAGTCACACAAGAAGACTCTTGCGGAAAAGCGAGATGAGCTTCTCGAGGTATACGACAAGGACCGTGCAGCGCTTGCCGAGCACACCGATGACGGCATTCAGGATCTCGCCGACCGGGCAGCGAATGCTTACGCCCGCGAACTGAACTTCTCCCTCTCCGACGTCGAGCGGAACACCCTGATTCGAATCGAGGAAGCGTTCGACCGGATGGAGGAGGGGATCTACGGTTTCTGCACCAATTGTGAGCAGAAGATCGGCGAGAAGCGGCTGAAGGCCGTTCCGTGGACTCCGCTCTGCATCGATTGCGCGGAGCTTGCCGAGAACGGTTTGCTCGAGGTGTCGACCAGCTCGAGCTCCGACGAAGAAGAGTAA
- the rmuC gene encoding DNA recombination protein RmuC, with translation MTFIELAPYIAIGAAVAGFAIGWFWRSRLALSSRIENRREIDQLRFQVEAAGSEKHRLTTELAAAREALDRERSARIEAEVKQGDLDQMRAFLEEARQRLEASYAQLSSKALDGAVENLRRLVTPVLEKNQGEISAGLERKRLEIENLLQPVTAMLESYRTEIREVERKRDHAFGSIGQSIETLRSETSRLASALRAPSAAGNWGENTLRRCVELAGMNEYCDFDTQMTFDLGDGRSIRPDLIVTLPDERVIAIDAKVPVKAFLDAAGETDEKLRAEALAIHATNVKRHIDILSRKDYQEHIQRGTKRSLDFTVLFMGGEQYLSSALMTDQGIWEYAATRKVVLASPMILVPLLQALATGWRAEKLEESAQKALETAEQLYDRFCIFASHFQALGRNLDQATGKFNEALRSFETRLEPKAREVRDLTRSRRELERVDAIDSIAATSVKLEELTSGDGDAESTEN, from the coding sequence GTGACTTTCATCGAACTGGCGCCGTACATTGCGATCGGGGCGGCCGTGGCGGGATTCGCAATCGGCTGGTTCTGGCGATCCCGGCTCGCGCTCTCGAGCCGGATCGAGAATCGTCGCGAGATCGACCAGCTCCGCTTTCAGGTCGAAGCTGCGGGGAGCGAGAAGCACCGGCTGACGACCGAGCTCGCAGCTGCCCGTGAAGCTCTCGACAGGGAGCGCTCGGCGCGCATCGAAGCCGAGGTCAAACAGGGAGATCTCGACCAGATGCGGGCGTTTCTCGAGGAAGCGCGGCAGCGGCTGGAAGCCTCCTACGCGCAGCTCTCGTCGAAGGCGCTCGACGGGGCGGTCGAGAACCTGAGACGTCTGGTCACCCCGGTTCTGGAAAAAAATCAGGGGGAGATCTCCGCAGGTCTGGAACGAAAGAGGCTCGAGATCGAAAATCTCCTGCAGCCGGTGACCGCGATGCTGGAGAGCTATCGGACCGAGATTCGCGAGGTCGAGCGGAAGCGGGATCATGCGTTCGGCAGCATCGGGCAGTCGATCGAGACGCTTCGATCGGAGACCTCGCGTCTGGCGTCCGCGCTGAGAGCTCCGTCGGCGGCGGGCAACTGGGGCGAGAATACGTTGAGGCGTTGCGTCGAGCTCGCCGGAATGAACGAGTACTGCGATTTCGACACCCAGATGACGTTCGACCTCGGAGACGGCCGCTCGATCCGTCCCGATCTCATCGTCACGCTTCCCGACGAGCGCGTCATCGCGATCGATGCAAAGGTCCCGGTCAAGGCATTCCTCGACGCGGCCGGTGAAACGGACGAGAAGCTGCGCGCCGAGGCGCTGGCGATCCACGCGACCAACGTCAAGCGCCACATCGATATCCTTTCCCGTAAGGACTACCAGGAGCACATCCAGCGTGGGACGAAGCGCTCGCTCGATTTCACGGTTCTCTTCATGGGAGGCGAGCAGTACCTTTCGAGCGCGCTGATGACCGATCAGGGAATCTGGGAGTACGCGGCAACGAGAAAGGTCGTGCTCGCGTCGCCGATGATTCTGGTTCCGCTGCTGCAGGCGCTGGCGACCGGATGGCGAGCCGAGAAGCTCGAGGAGAGCGCGCAGAAGGCGCTCGAGACCGCCGAACAGCTCTATGACCGGTTCTGCATTTTCGCATCCCACTTTCAGGCACTCGGTCGCAACCTCGATCAGGCGACCGGCAAGTTCAACGAGGCTCTCCGTTCATTCGAGACGAGGCTCGAACCGAAAGCGCGCGAGGTTCGGGATCTGACCCGAAGCCGCAGAGAGCTCGAACGGGTCGATGCCATCGACTCGATAGCCGCGACCTCCGTGAAGCTGGAGGAGCTGACCTCCGGTGATGGCGATGCAGAGTCCACCGAGAACTGA
- a CDS encoding DUF4230 domain-containing protein yields MAMQSPPRTEPATDAPSPPPPMRRKSGCWWILLASTIAMLLIIYAGYRCTKSLVRQSSESVTSMFEMEEETLNLAAVVSQVRGLARLETASMQIIQVLQVSQSHGMIPDAVAGDRVRLMAVGDVIAGIDLAEIREEDVRVDGDTLVIRLPRTKILVTRLDNQKTEVLDRETGLLRKSDIHLESRAREEAEIAIRNEALRKGIREIARRNAEKQLAEFLMKLGAESVRFESELAPPSDSELR; encoded by the coding sequence ATGGCGATGCAGAGTCCACCGAGAACTGAGCCCGCGACCGACGCTCCGTCCCCGCCGCCCCCGATGCGCCGGAAGAGCGGATGCTGGTGGATCCTCCTCGCGAGCACGATCGCGATGCTGCTGATCATCTACGCGGGCTATCGCTGCACGAAGAGTCTCGTCCGGCAGTCGTCCGAGTCGGTCACGAGCATGTTCGAGATGGAGGAGGAGACGCTCAACCTCGCGGCCGTCGTCTCGCAGGTTCGCGGTCTCGCGCGGCTCGAGACCGCCTCGATGCAGATCATCCAGGTGCTCCAGGTCTCGCAGAGCCACGGCATGATTCCGGACGCCGTTGCCGGCGACCGGGTGAGACTGATGGCGGTCGGCGACGTCATCGCGGGGATCGACCTCGCGGAGATCCGCGAAGAGGACGTCCGCGTCGATGGTGACACGCTCGTGATCCGTCTGCCGCGAACGAAGATCCTGGTGACGCGTCTCGACAATCAGAAAACCGAGGTGCTCGACCGCGAGACGGGATTGCTTCGGAAGAGCGACATTCATCTCGAATCGCGAGCCCGCGAGGAAGCGGAGATCGCGATCCGGAACGAGGCGCTGCGGAAGGGAATCCGGGAGATCGCGCGGCGGAACGCCGAGAAGCAGCTCGCCGAATTTCTGATGAAGCTCGGCGCGGAGAGCGTGCGGTTCGAGAGCGAGCTCGCGCCGCCATCCGACAGCGAGCTCCGATAG